A portion of the Streptomyces erythrochromogenes genome contains these proteins:
- a CDS encoding MFS transporter: MSTSRWAAVLPDLAPWRSSRDFRLLFYQGTVTYFGSFMAMIALPLQIKHLTDSPLAVGAMGAVELVPLVVFGLYGGALADAVDRRRMILLTEAALGVLALVLLVNALLPDPLLWPLYVVAAGVSALAGLQRPALDSLMARIVPHDQLTAAAALNGLRYQFGAIVGPALAGLVVAYAGHASAYAVTVVGFLGSVLLCARLSPAPPVEGAERPSLHGIAEGARYAWSRPVLLGTYAVDLAAMFFAFPNTIFPFLADELDAVWALGLMYAAGAVGSLVLGLTSGWVSRVRRHGLLVVFGATVWGLAIAAGGVVPGIWLVLFCLAVAGAGDMLSGLARATIWNQTIPEELRGRLAGIEVLSYSVGPQLGQVRAGTMAGWTGTRPAFWSGGLACVASVAVLAALLPKLISYDADTDEDALRRRAAREAEPSGAQAGTAV, encoded by the coding sequence GTGAGCACTTCCCGATGGGCAGCCGTACTGCCCGATCTGGCCCCGTGGCGTTCCAGCCGAGACTTCCGGCTCCTGTTCTACCAGGGGACGGTGACGTACTTCGGCTCCTTCATGGCGATGATCGCGCTGCCGCTGCAGATCAAGCACCTGACGGACTCGCCGCTGGCCGTCGGCGCGATGGGCGCGGTGGAGCTGGTACCGCTGGTGGTCTTCGGGCTGTACGGGGGCGCGCTCGCGGACGCGGTCGACCGGCGGCGGATGATCCTGCTGACCGAGGCGGCGCTCGGGGTGCTGGCCCTGGTGCTGCTGGTGAACGCGCTGCTGCCGGATCCGCTGCTGTGGCCGCTGTACGTGGTCGCGGCGGGCGTGTCGGCGCTGGCCGGGCTGCAGCGCCCGGCTCTGGACTCGCTGATGGCGCGGATCGTGCCGCACGACCAGCTGACCGCCGCGGCCGCGCTCAACGGGCTGCGCTACCAGTTCGGCGCGATCGTCGGCCCGGCGCTGGCCGGCCTGGTCGTCGCCTACGCCGGTCACGCCTCGGCCTATGCCGTCACCGTGGTGGGCTTCCTCGGGTCCGTTCTGCTGTGCGCGCGGCTCAGTCCGGCTCCGCCCGTCGAGGGCGCCGAGCGTCCGTCGCTGCACGGCATCGCCGAAGGTGCCCGCTACGCGTGGAGCAGGCCGGTGCTGCTGGGGACGTACGCCGTGGACCTCGCGGCGATGTTCTTCGCCTTCCCGAACACGATCTTTCCGTTCCTCGCGGACGAGCTGGACGCGGTGTGGGCACTGGGTCTGATGTACGCGGCGGGGGCGGTGGGCTCGCTGGTGCTGGGGCTGACCAGCGGCTGGGTGTCCCGGGTGCGCCGGCACGGGCTGCTGGTGGTGTTCGGTGCCACGGTGTGGGGTCTGGCGATCGCGGCGGGCGGCGTGGTGCCCGGCATCTGGCTGGTGCTGTTCTGCCTCGCCGTGGCGGGCGCCGGCGACATGCTGAGCGGGCTGGCCCGCGCCACGATCTGGAACCAGACGATCCCCGAGGAGCTGCGCGGCCGGCTCGCGGGCATCGAGGTGCTCTCGTACAGCGTGGGCCCGCAGCTCGGCCAGGTCCGTGCGGGCACCATGGCCGGCTGGACCGGGACCCGGCCGGCCTTCTGGAGCGGTGGTCTGGCCTGTGTGGCCTCGGTGGCGGTGCTGGCCGCGCTGCTGCCGAAGCTGATCTCGTACGACGCGGACACCGACGAGGACGCGCTGCGCCGCCGGGCCGCGCGGGAGGCCGAGCCGAGCGGTGCGCAGGCCGGCACGGCCGTGTGA
- a CDS encoding AI-2E family transporter, producing MPPVSPFLRTAASYAWRLLVVGAAVYAVFALLGRFHEIAVAVFLGLVVTALLWVPTRHLARAVPRTIAVALGLMGSALILLGVLTLVGEAVAGESTTLAREFREGLASIEAWLEKPPFRLNPEALSDVQSRIGEYLSSHRSTVLSQAVSGAGRLVHVLTVLALAVFCSFFFLHGGDRQWAWFCDQLPETARERVTIAGRAGWRTFTGYTHGIVVVAATNAVLVGLALYLLGVPLAVPLALLEFFAAFIPLIGSPVALAVAAVVALAAKGPLVAGIVVALIVIIGQIEGHLLHPLVMSRAVRLHPLVVAISVVAGAIAAGVVGAVVAVPLVSVVWSVHSALREARREDRREALREDRRPSDE from the coding sequence ATGCCGCCGGTGTCACCGTTCCTGCGTACGGCCGCGTCGTACGCCTGGCGCCTGCTGGTCGTCGGCGCCGCCGTCTACGCGGTCTTCGCCCTGCTCGGCCGCTTCCACGAGATCGCGGTCGCGGTCTTCCTCGGCCTCGTCGTCACCGCGCTGCTGTGGGTGCCCACGCGGCACCTGGCCCGGGCCGTGCCCCGGACGATCGCCGTCGCCCTGGGCCTCATGGGCAGCGCGCTGATCCTGCTGGGCGTGCTGACCCTGGTCGGCGAGGCGGTGGCGGGGGAGAGCACGACCCTGGCCAGGGAGTTCCGCGAGGGACTGGCCAGCATCGAGGCGTGGCTGGAGAAGCCCCCCTTCCGGCTGAACCCGGAGGCGCTCTCCGACGTCCAGTCCCGGATCGGCGAGTACCTCTCCAGCCACCGCTCCACGGTGCTCAGCCAGGCGGTCAGCGGAGCCGGGCGGCTCGTCCACGTCCTGACCGTCCTCGCCCTGGCGGTCTTCTGCTCGTTCTTCTTCCTCCACGGCGGCGACCGGCAGTGGGCGTGGTTCTGCGACCAGCTGCCCGAGACGGCGCGGGAGCGCGTGACGATCGCAGGGCGCGCGGGCTGGCGCACCTTCACCGGATACACCCACGGGATCGTCGTGGTCGCGGCGACGAACGCGGTCCTCGTCGGGCTGGCGCTCTACCTCCTCGGGGTCCCGCTGGCCGTCCCGCTGGCGCTGCTGGAGTTCTTCGCGGCCTTCATCCCCCTCATCGGGTCACCGGTCGCGCTGGCGGTCGCCGCGGTCGTGGCCCTCGCCGCGAAGGGCCCGCTCGTCGCGGGGATCGTCGTCGCGCTGATCGTGATCATCGGCCAGATCGAGGGCCACCTGCTGCATCCGCTGGTGATGAGCCGGGCCGTCCGCCTCCACCCGTTGGTCGTCGCGATCTCGGTGGTCGCGGGCGCGATCGCCGCCGGCGTGGTCGGCGCCGTGGTCGCGGTCCCGCTGGTCTCCGTCGTCTGGTCGGTCCACTCGGCCCTGCGCGAAGCCCGGCGCGAGGACCGGCGCGAGGCCCTGCGCGAGGACCGGCGCCCGTCCGACGAGTGA
- a CDS encoding prolyl oligopeptidase family serine peptidase has translation MSDEDPYLWLEDVSGEDALAWVRERNAETVDALTGDPGFKVLEQEMREVLDDDGRIPYVVRRGHHLYNFWQDADHVRGLWRRTTLEEYRTDRPAWEVLLDLDALAEAEGEKWAWAGSRVLAPEHRRALVLLSRDGADACVVREFDLETLEFVTDGFTVAEAKTRIGWIDHDRVWIGTDFGAGSMSTSGYPLQVRRWHRGTPLEAAELVYEGRPGDLSASGWHDDTPGFERDFVHRQIDFWNQELFLLPEDASAEPVKIDVPDDASASVHREWLTVTTKTPWLGHPAGSLLAFDFAAFLAGARQAEVLFTPDERTALGGYSWTRNHLILGTRADVSSSLELLTPGPDGWHRAPLPGLPPLSTASVTCTDPDVGDEYFHLVTGFLQPSTLYRGTAGGEDDSEPVKQSPALFDTAGLTVSQFFATSADGTRVPYFVVGPGERSGPGPTLLYGYGGFEISMVPSYSAVTGRAWLARGGTYVVAGIRGGHEYGPAWHRAALGANRVRAYEDFAAVARDLVARDITTHAQLGIEGGSNGGLLMGAMLTREPELFGAVVAHVPLLDMLRFHKLLAGASWIAEYGDPDDPADRPHLQDISPYHRIRADGPAYPPLLLLTSTRDDRVHPGHARKMAARLREAGHPVFFHEHIGGGHAGATDHRQTAFNEALVHTFLWERLTPPK, from the coding sequence ATGAGCGATGAAGACCCCTACCTGTGGCTGGAAGACGTATCCGGTGAGGACGCCCTCGCCTGGGTCCGGGAGCGCAACGCCGAGACCGTGGACGCGCTGACCGGCGACCCCGGCTTCAAGGTGCTCGAGCAGGAGATGCGCGAGGTGCTGGACGACGACGGCCGGATCCCCTACGTCGTCCGCCGCGGCCACCACCTCTACAACTTCTGGCAGGACGCCGACCACGTACGGGGCCTGTGGCGGCGCACCACGCTGGAGGAGTACCGCACGGACCGCCCGGCCTGGGAGGTGCTCCTGGACCTGGACGCGCTGGCCGAGGCCGAAGGGGAGAAGTGGGCGTGGGCCGGCAGCAGGGTCCTGGCCCCCGAGCACCGCCGCGCCCTGGTCCTGCTCTCCCGGGACGGCGCCGACGCCTGCGTCGTGCGCGAGTTCGACCTGGAGACCCTGGAGTTCGTCACGGACGGGTTCACGGTCGCCGAGGCCAAGACCCGGATCGGGTGGATCGACCACGACCGGGTCTGGATCGGCACCGACTTCGGTGCCGGCTCGATGTCCACGTCCGGCTACCCGCTCCAGGTGCGCCGCTGGCACCGCGGCACCCCCCTCGAAGCCGCCGAGCTCGTCTACGAGGGCCGCCCCGGCGACCTGTCCGCCTCCGGCTGGCACGACGACACCCCCGGCTTCGAGCGGGACTTCGTCCACCGGCAGATCGACTTCTGGAACCAGGAGCTGTTCCTCCTGCCCGAGGACGCCTCCGCCGAGCCCGTGAAGATCGACGTACCGGACGACGCGAGCGCCTCCGTCCACCGGGAGTGGCTGACCGTCACCACCAAGACGCCGTGGCTCGGCCACCCCGCGGGCAGCCTGCTCGCCTTCGACTTCGCGGCGTTCCTGGCGGGAGCGCGGCAGGCCGAGGTGCTGTTCACCCCGGACGAGCGCACCGCGCTCGGCGGATACAGCTGGACCCGCAACCACCTCATCCTCGGCACCCGGGCCGACGTCTCCTCCAGCCTGGAGCTGCTCACCCCCGGCCCCGACGGCTGGCACCGCGCACCGCTGCCCGGCCTGCCGCCGCTGTCCACCGCCTCCGTCACCTGCACCGACCCGGACGTGGGCGACGAGTACTTCCACCTCGTCACCGGCTTCCTCCAGCCCTCCACCCTCTACCGGGGCACGGCGGGCGGCGAGGACGACAGCGAGCCCGTCAAGCAGAGCCCGGCGCTGTTCGATACCGCGGGTCTCACCGTGAGCCAGTTCTTCGCGACCTCCGCGGACGGCACCCGGGTCCCGTACTTCGTCGTCGGACCCGGGGAGCGGTCCGGCCCCGGCCCCACCCTGCTCTACGGGTACGGCGGCTTCGAGATCTCCATGGTCCCGTCGTACAGCGCGGTCACCGGCCGCGCCTGGCTCGCGCGCGGCGGCACCTACGTCGTCGCCGGCATCCGGGGCGGGCACGAGTACGGGCCCGCCTGGCACCGGGCGGCGCTCGGCGCGAACCGGGTCCGGGCGTACGAGGACTTCGCCGCCGTCGCCCGGGACCTCGTCGCCCGGGACATCACCACCCATGCCCAGCTGGGCATCGAGGGCGGCAGCAACGGCGGCCTCCTCATGGGTGCGATGCTCACCCGCGAACCGGAACTGTTCGGCGCGGTCGTCGCGCACGTGCCGCTGCTGGACATGCTCCGCTTCCACAAGCTGCTCGCCGGCGCCAGCTGGATCGCCGAGTACGGCGACCCCGACGACCCCGCGGACCGGCCCCACCTGCAGGACATCTCCCCGTACCACCGGATTCGGGCGGACGGGCCCGCGTACCCGCCGCTGCTCCTGCTCACCTCGACCCGCGACGACCGCGTCCACCCGGGGCACGCCCGCAAGATGGCCGCCCGGCTGCGCGAGGCCGGCCATCCCGTGTTCTTCCACGAGCACATCGGCGGCGGGCACGCGGGCGCGACCGACCACCGGCAGACGGCCTTCAACGAGGCCCTCGTCCACACCTTCCTGTGGGAGCGCCTGACCCCGCCGAAGTGA
- a CDS encoding MFS transporter, translating into MAEAAAPDRPPGAPRGVLAPLALAQFICSFAGSNMNVMINDISTDLDTTVQGVQITITIFLLVMAALMIPGGKLTDRYGRKRCFLAGLTVYGVGALLSAAAPGLGVLILGNSILEGVGTALLIPPVYILTTLLFTEVSSRARAFGTIMALGGVGAAAGPLIGGLITSGIGWRAAFVFQALVIAVIILLSRRIEDPLPPDPTRPFDTGGAVLSAVGLILVVMGILAADDNVWLMAGLLVLGALVLLWFFRWVRAKERAGKEPLLSTSLFRDRTSNLGLVTQNIQWLLLMGTSFTVAAYLQVVRGYDAIRTGVIFTAATLGLLATSLAAERLAQRYAQRALIMTGFVVTIAGIALLLAMVSGSPNPWAFAPGLLLIGLGLGVMLTPSVNIVQSSFPEERQGEISGLSRSVSNLGSSLGTAVAGTILVAGLSTHAYGAAMATLAVLGLAGLAAAALLPRGRARSRAVAS; encoded by the coding sequence GTGGCTGAAGCCGCCGCTCCGGACCGGCCGCCGGGCGCGCCGCGCGGCGTACTGGCCCCGCTCGCCCTCGCGCAGTTCATCTGCAGCTTCGCCGGTTCCAACATGAACGTGATGATCAACGACATCAGCACGGACCTGGACACGACCGTCCAGGGCGTGCAGATCACCATCACGATCTTCCTCCTGGTGATGGCCGCGCTGATGATCCCGGGAGGCAAACTCACCGACCGCTACGGCCGCAAGCGGTGCTTCCTCGCCGGTCTCACGGTCTACGGCGTCGGCGCCCTGCTCAGCGCTGCCGCCCCGGGCCTGGGCGTCCTCATCCTCGGCAACTCGATCCTGGAGGGCGTCGGCACGGCGCTGCTCATCCCGCCCGTCTACATCCTCACGACGCTGCTCTTCACCGAAGTCTCCTCGCGCGCCCGCGCGTTCGGGACCATCATGGCGCTCGGCGGCGTCGGTGCGGCCGCGGGGCCGCTGATCGGGGGACTCATCACCTCGGGCATCGGCTGGCGGGCCGCCTTCGTCTTCCAGGCCCTGGTGATCGCCGTGATCATCCTGCTGAGCCGACGGATCGAAGACCCGCTGCCACCGGATCCCACGCGCCCCTTCGACACAGGCGGAGCCGTCCTGTCGGCCGTCGGCCTCATTCTCGTCGTCATGGGGATCCTGGCCGCCGACGACAACGTCTGGCTGATGGCCGGGCTGCTCGTCCTCGGTGCGCTGGTGCTGCTGTGGTTCTTCCGGTGGGTGCGCGCCAAGGAGCGGGCGGGGAAGGAGCCGCTCCTGTCGACGAGCCTGTTCCGCGACCGCACCTCCAACCTCGGTCTGGTCACGCAGAACATCCAGTGGCTGCTGCTCATGGGGACGTCGTTCACCGTGGCGGCCTATCTCCAGGTCGTGCGAGGCTACGACGCGATCCGGACCGGCGTGATCTTCACGGCCGCCACCCTGGGCCTGCTCGCCACGTCGCTGGCCGCCGAACGCCTGGCGCAGCGGTACGCGCAGCGCGCCCTCATCATGACGGGCTTCGTCGTGACGATCGCCGGCATCGCCCTGCTACTCGCCATGGTGAGCGGGTCCCCGAACCCCTGGGCGTTCGCACCCGGACTGCTGCTGATCGGCCTGGGCCTCGGCGTGATGCTGACCCCGTCGGTCAACATCGTGCAGTCGAGCTTCCCCGAGGAGCGGCAGGGCGAGATCTCCGGCCTGTCGCGCAGCGTGTCGAACCTGGGCTCCTCCCTCGGCACGGCGGTCGCCGGCACCATCCTCGTCGCCGGTCTCAGCACCCACGCCTACGGCGCCGCCATGGCCACCCTGGCGGTCCTGGGACTCGCCGGTCTCGCCGCCGCGGCCCTCCTCCCCCGGGGCCGGGCCCGGTCCCGGGCCGTCGCTTCCTGA
- a CDS encoding glycoside hydrolase family 15 protein: MNAYPPIADHGMVGDLQTAALVSSHGTVDWWCAPRFDSPSVFGSLLDSERGGYCRLAADLAHEPGTVVRQLYQADTAVLVTRYMGPGGVGEVADFMAPLETTAPTQRHRLVRVVRVVRGSLDFDLECRPRFDYGRAPHTFEELDRTSVVFRGPGTKLHLQVATVAGPIVLRRDGEDLTSRFTLAAGEVAAVVLTSDADDGPAPPPLSAEGISAELQACRTFWHTWLRSCTYRGRWRDIVHRSAITLKLLTYAPTGAPIAALTMGLPEQVGGERNWDYRFTWVRDASLSVKALVDLGFVEEAAAFRRWLLDRLAAGGTASGEPLQIMYRIDGEPHLTEEILDHLDGYEGSKPVRAGNAAADQIQLDIYGEASDALAQTRDMGGIKGWMAYAHVLDWLAENWDRPDEGIWETRGGRQNFTFSRLMTWVAFERGIHLASAFARPADIDRWRKVRDTVFAQIVERGWNADKQAFVQHYDTDVLDASLLLMPRVGFLSPTDPIWLRTLEAMDRELVSDSLVYRYNPEASPDGLRGSEGTFNLCSFLYVEALARAGKPQEARYAFDKMLTYANHVGLFAEEIGPSGEQLGNFPQAFTHLALIAAALALDEQLDRAEGGGAGG; the protein is encoded by the coding sequence GTGAACGCGTACCCGCCCATCGCCGACCACGGAATGGTCGGCGACCTCCAGACCGCCGCGCTCGTGTCCTCGCACGGCACGGTCGACTGGTGGTGCGCACCCCGGTTCGACTCCCCCAGCGTCTTCGGGTCCCTCCTCGACAGCGAGCGCGGCGGCTACTGCCGGCTCGCCGCCGACCTCGCCCACGAGCCCGGAACCGTGGTCCGCCAGCTCTACCAGGCGGACACGGCCGTCCTGGTCACCCGGTACATGGGCCCCGGAGGGGTCGGCGAGGTCGCCGACTTCATGGCTCCGCTGGAGACCACCGCGCCGACACAGCGGCACCGGCTGGTGCGGGTGGTGCGCGTGGTGCGGGGCAGTCTGGACTTCGACCTCGAATGCCGCCCGCGGTTCGACTACGGGCGCGCACCGCACACGTTCGAGGAGCTCGACCGGACGTCGGTCGTCTTCCGGGGTCCGGGCACGAAGCTGCACCTGCAGGTCGCCACGGTCGCCGGCCCCATCGTGCTGCGGCGCGACGGCGAGGACCTCACCTCCCGCTTCACCCTGGCCGCCGGGGAGGTGGCCGCCGTGGTGCTGACCAGCGACGCGGACGACGGCCCCGCGCCGCCTCCGCTGTCGGCCGAGGGGATCAGCGCCGAACTGCAGGCCTGCCGCACCTTCTGGCACACCTGGCTGCGCTCCTGCACCTACCGCGGCCGCTGGCGCGACATCGTGCACCGTTCGGCGATCACCCTCAAGCTGCTCACCTACGCCCCCACCGGCGCGCCGATCGCCGCGCTCACCATGGGGCTGCCCGAACAGGTCGGCGGCGAGCGCAACTGGGACTACCGCTTCACCTGGGTCCGGGACGCCTCCCTCTCCGTCAAGGCCCTGGTCGACCTCGGGTTCGTCGAGGAGGCCGCCGCCTTCCGCCGCTGGCTGCTCGACCGGCTCGCCGCCGGTGGCACCGCCTCGGGCGAGCCCCTGCAGATCATGTACCGCATCGACGGCGAACCCCATCTGACCGAGGAGATCCTGGACCACCTCGACGGCTACGAGGGCTCCAAGCCGGTCCGCGCCGGCAATGCGGCCGCCGACCAGATCCAGCTCGACATCTACGGCGAGGCCTCCGACGCCCTGGCCCAGACCCGCGACATGGGCGGGATCAAGGGATGGATGGCGTACGCCCACGTCCTGGACTGGCTCGCCGAGAACTGGGACCGTCCCGACGAGGGCATCTGGGAGACCCGGGGCGGCCGCCAGAACTTCACCTTCAGCCGCCTCATGACGTGGGTGGCCTTCGAGCGCGGCATCCACCTCGCCTCCGCGTTCGCGCGGCCCGCCGACATCGACCGGTGGAGGAAGGTCCGCGACACCGTCTTCGCGCAGATCGTCGAGCGCGGCTGGAACGCGGACAAGCAGGCCTTCGTCCAGCACTACGACACCGACGTGCTGGACGCCTCGCTCCTGCTCATGCCCCGGGTCGGATTCCTCTCCCCCACCGACCCGATCTGGCTCAGGACCCTTGAGGCCATGGACCGCGAACTGGTCAGCGACAGCCTGGTCTACCGCTACAACCCGGAGGCCTCCCCCGACGGGCTGCGCGGCTCGGAGGGCACCTTCAACCTCTGCAGCTTCCTCTACGTGGAGGCGCTGGCCCGCGCCGGCAAGCCGCAGGAAGCCCGGTACGCCTTCGACAAGATGCTCACCTACGCCAACCACGTCGGCCTGTTCGCCGAGGAGATCGGCCCGTCGGGCGAACAACTGGGCAACTTCCCCCAGGCGTTCACCCACCTCGCACTGATCGCGGCGGCCCTCGCCCTGGACGAGCAGCTCGACAGGGCGGAGGGAGGCGGCGCCGGTGGCTGA
- a CDS encoding TetR/AcrR family transcriptional regulator: MPKSSDTPARSKRAGSQLTPDAIIEASLRIAARGSEDAFTVRRLGEELGADPTAIYRHFRDKDELLLSVADRTLGEVLDSIPEGLDWKGRLRALADGSLEVALKYPVVGSTMASRTTRRPNEFRVVELILGAVMEAGLDGAEAAVHYRMVGDSLLAYVGQRAAYLLFDPDIRAADEASWSREYRLVDAEGFPNITRLSTQLAEVTDDEIYRARVEALITAIEKRVETLRTP, from the coding sequence ATGCCGAAGTCATCCGACACACCAGCCCGGTCCAAGCGCGCGGGCAGCCAGCTCACACCGGACGCGATCATCGAGGCGAGCCTGCGCATCGCGGCCCGCGGCAGCGAGGACGCCTTCACCGTCCGCCGCCTCGGCGAGGAGCTCGGCGCCGACCCCACGGCGATCTACCGGCACTTCCGCGACAAGGACGAACTCCTGCTGTCCGTCGCCGACCGCACCCTGGGCGAGGTCCTCGACAGCATCCCCGAGGGCCTCGACTGGAAGGGGCGGCTGCGGGCGCTCGCGGACGGCTCGCTGGAGGTCGCGCTGAAGTACCCGGTGGTCGGGTCGACCATGGCCAGCCGGACCACCCGGCGGCCGAACGAGTTCCGGGTGGTCGAGCTCATCCTGGGCGCCGTGATGGAGGCCGGGCTCGACGGCGCCGAGGCGGCCGTCCACTACCGCATGGTCGGCGACTCGCTCCTCGCGTACGTCGGCCAGCGCGCCGCCTACCTGTTGTTCGACCCGGACATCCGGGCGGCCGACGAGGCCTCCTGGAGCCGCGAATACCGCCTGGTCGACGCCGAGGGGTTCCCGAACATCACCCGACTGAGCACGCAGCTGGCCGAGGTGACGGACGATGAGATCTACCGGGCCCGGGTCGAGGCGCTGATCACCGCGATCGAGAAACGGGTCGAGACCCTCCGCACCCCTTAG
- a CDS encoding amidohydrolase translates to MSKNRQRADTVFVGGKVFTGTGPAPVDAAVAVAGGRILAVAGENEVRSLADTGTEVVDLRGGLLAPGFQDAHVHPVVAGVQMLGCDLSAERTIDGYLAVVAGHARRHPGAEWIRGGGWSMDAFPGGTPTRTMLDAVVPDRPVMLTNRDGHGAWANTRAFELSGVDRTTPDPVDGRIEREPDGTPAGTLQEGAMDLVARHVPIATPDEAHAGLLAAQEHLFSLGVTSWQDAMIGAFPGNPDNYDVYLRAAREGSLRARVVGALWWDRERGLEQIPELEERRRTGRAGRFNATSIKIMQDGIAENFTAGLLEPYLDRCGCATANSGLSFIDPGLLTEAVTRLDRSGFQLHFHALGDRAVREVLDALAAARTANGANDNRHHLAHLQLVHPDDIGRFAALGAAANIQALWAAHEPQMDELTIPFLGPERAALQYPFGDLRRAGARLVAGSDWSVSSPNPLWGIHVAVNRAVPVEDLDPVRTCGPMPPFFPEQALTLAQALTAYTAGSAWVNHLDDVTGTVEAGKYADLVVLDRDPFAHPGEEIADTRVLRTYLDGEPVFTAKD, encoded by the coding sequence ATGTCCAAGAACAGGCAGCGGGCCGACACCGTATTCGTGGGCGGAAAGGTGTTCACCGGGACCGGTCCGGCCCCGGTCGACGCCGCCGTCGCCGTGGCCGGCGGACGGATCCTCGCCGTCGCCGGCGAGAACGAGGTGCGCTCCCTCGCGGACACGGGCACCGAGGTGGTCGACCTGCGCGGCGGACTGCTCGCCCCCGGCTTCCAGGACGCGCACGTCCACCCGGTCGTGGCCGGCGTGCAGATGCTCGGCTGCGACCTGAGCGCGGAGCGCACCATCGACGGCTACCTCGCGGTCGTGGCCGGACACGCGCGGCGGCACCCCGGCGCGGAGTGGATCCGCGGCGGCGGCTGGTCCATGGACGCCTTCCCCGGAGGCACTCCGACGCGCACCATGCTCGACGCCGTGGTACCCGACCGGCCCGTGATGCTCACCAACCGGGACGGGCACGGAGCCTGGGCCAACACCCGCGCGTTCGAACTGTCCGGCGTCGACCGCACCACCCCGGACCCGGTCGACGGCCGGATCGAGCGCGAGCCGGACGGAACCCCGGCCGGCACCCTCCAGGAGGGCGCCATGGACCTCGTCGCCCGCCACGTGCCCATCGCCACGCCGGACGAGGCGCACGCCGGCCTCCTCGCCGCGCAGGAACACCTCTTCTCCCTGGGCGTGACCAGCTGGCAGGACGCCATGATCGGTGCGTTCCCCGGGAACCCCGACAACTACGACGTCTACCTGCGCGCCGCCCGCGAGGGCTCGCTGCGCGCCCGCGTCGTCGGCGCCCTGTGGTGGGACCGCGAACGCGGCCTGGAACAGATCCCCGAGCTGGAGGAACGCCGCCGCACCGGCCGGGCCGGCCGCTTCAACGCCACCAGCATCAAGATCATGCAGGACGGCATCGCGGAGAACTTCACGGCCGGCCTGCTGGAGCCCTACCTCGACCGCTGCGGCTGCGCCACGGCCAATTCGGGTCTGAGCTTCATCGACCCCGGGCTGCTCACCGAGGCCGTGACCCGGCTCGACCGCTCCGGCTTCCAGCTCCACTTCCACGCGCTCGGCGACCGCGCCGTGCGCGAGGTGCTCGACGCCCTCGCCGCGGCCCGTACCGCCAACGGGGCCAACGACAACCGCCACCACCTCGCCCACCTGCAACTCGTCCACCCCGACGACATCGGCAGGTTCGCCGCCCTGGGCGCCGCCGCCAACATCCAGGCGCTCTGGGCCGCCCACGAACCGCAGATGGACGAGCTCACCATCCCCTTCCTCGGACCCGAACGGGCCGCCCTCCAGTACCCGTTCGGTGACCTGCGACGAGCAGGCGCCCGCCTCGTCGCCGGCAGCGACTGGTCCGTCAGCAGCCCCAACCCCCTCTGGGGCATCCACGTGGCCGTCAACCGCGCCGTCCCCGTCGAGGACCTCGACCCGGTGCGGACCTGCGGACCCATGCCGCCGTTCTTCCCGGAGCAGGCCCTGACCCTCGCGCAGGCGCTGACCGCCTACACCGCGGGCAGCGCCTGGGTGAACCACCTCGACGACGTCACCGGCACCGTCGAGGCGGGCAAGTACGCCGACCTCGTCGTCCTCGACCGAGACCCCTTCGCCCACCCCGGGGAGGAGATCGCCGACACCCGCGTGCTGCGGACCTACCTCGACGGCGAACCCGTCTTCACCGCGAAGGACTGA